Proteins encoded in a region of the Sphingomonas sp. HMP9 genome:
- a CDS encoding type I restriction endonuclease yields the protein MELNIRLAELQKRTIEHREVLLTEEAAKTALVMPFLQSLGYDVFNPSEVVPEFTADVGTKKGEKVDYAICAGG from the coding sequence ATGGAACTGAACATCAGGCTGGCCGAGCTTCAGAAGCGGACGATCGAACATCGCGAGGTGCTGTTGACCGAAGAAGCGGCAAAGACCGCGCTGGTCATGCCGTTCCTCCAGTCGCTCGGCTATGACGTGTTTAATCCATCCGAGGTCGTACCCGAATTTACTGCCGACGTCGGCACCAAGAAGGGGGAGAAGGTCGACTACGCGATCTGCGCGGGCGGCTAG
- the recQ gene encoding DNA helicase RecQ has translation MALDPLPDLQRIFGFPDFRGVQRDVVDRVLAGQRTLAVMPTGAGKSLCYQLPATMLEGTCVVVSPLIALMHDQLRAATAVGIKAATLTSVDTNREETIARFRAGDLDLLYVAPERASNESFRNLLGQAKLSLFAIDEAHCVSEWGHDFRPDYRLLRPLLDSFPDVPRLALTATADAHTRADILEQLGISQEGLIVSGFDRPNIRYAISGRDNVNRQIADILEKIPGPGIVYAQTRAATEKLAEALGRSGRPTRAYHAGLDPQVRAKNQADFVASEDMVICATVAFGMGIDKPDVRFVAHAGLPKSIEAYYQETGRAGRDGDPAIAHLFWGAEDFARARQRIGEVEPERQAGERQRLTAMGGLVETAGCRRRILLKHFGEERLEDCGNCDNCLGNVDAVDATETARKFLSAVFRTGQMFGVGYIEGILTGVSSERSLMNGHEALSVYGIVDGDEVALLKPVSRALMLKDALRTNPHGGLEFGPAAKAILKGEAAVSIVVPPKRERRRKGAAGAVPNPVDDPLFEALRMRRRDLAKEAGVPPYVIFHDSVLRDIARQRPGSRAELSLLSGIGARKLDAYGDAFLQVIRESA, from the coding sequence ATGGCACTCGACCCCCTTCCCGATCTCCAGCGCATCTTCGGCTTTCCTGATTTTCGTGGCGTGCAGCGCGATGTCGTCGACCGGGTGCTCGCGGGCCAGCGGACGCTGGCGGTGATGCCGACGGGGGCGGGCAAGTCGCTCTGCTACCAGTTGCCGGCGACGATGCTGGAGGGCACGTGCGTGGTCGTGTCGCCGCTGATCGCGCTGATGCACGACCAGTTGCGTGCGGCGACGGCGGTCGGGATCAAGGCGGCGACGCTGACCTCGGTCGATACCAATCGCGAGGAGACGATCGCGCGGTTCCGGGCGGGCGATCTCGACCTGCTCTACGTCGCGCCCGAGCGCGCCTCGAACGAGAGTTTCCGGAACCTGCTCGGCCAGGCCAAATTGTCGCTGTTCGCGATCGACGAGGCACACTGCGTCAGCGAATGGGGGCATGATTTCCGGCCGGACTATCGGTTGCTGCGGCCGTTGCTCGACAGTTTTCCGGATGTGCCGCGGCTCGCGCTGACCGCGACCGCAGATGCGCATACGCGCGCGGATATCCTGGAGCAGCTGGGGATATCGCAGGAGGGGCTGATCGTGTCGGGGTTCGACCGGCCGAACATCCGCTATGCGATTTCGGGGCGCGACAACGTCAACCGGCAGATCGCCGACATCCTCGAGAAGATCCCGGGGCCGGGGATCGTTTACGCCCAGACGCGCGCGGCGACCGAGAAGCTCGCCGAGGCGCTGGGGCGGAGCGGGCGGCCGACGCGGGCGTATCATGCCGGGCTCGACCCGCAGGTGCGCGCGAAGAACCAGGCGGATTTCGTCGCGAGCGAGGACATGGTGATCTGCGCCACGGTCGCGTTCGGGATGGGGATCGACAAGCCCGACGTGCGGTTCGTGGCGCATGCGGGGCTGCCGAAGTCGATCGAGGCCTATTATCAGGAAACGGGGCGCGCGGGGCGCGACGGCGACCCGGCGATCGCGCACCTGTTCTGGGGCGCGGAGGACTTCGCGCGCGCTCGGCAACGGATCGGCGAGGTCGAGCCCGAGCGGCAGGCGGGCGAGCGCCAGCGGCTGACCGCGATGGGCGGGCTGGTCGAGACCGCCGGGTGTCGTCGGCGGATCCTGCTCAAGCATTTCGGCGAGGAGCGGCTGGAGGATTGCGGGAATTGCGACAATTGCCTCGGCAATGTCGATGCGGTGGACGCGACCGAGACCGCGCGCAAATTCCTGTCGGCGGTGTTCCGGACGGGGCAGATGTTCGGCGTGGGGTATATCGAGGGTATCCTTACGGGCGTGTCGTCGGAGCGGAGCCTGATGAACGGGCATGAGGCGCTGTCGGTGTACGGGATCGTCGATGGCGACGAGGTGGCGCTGCTGAAACCCGTGTCGCGTGCGCTGATGCTGAAGGATGCGCTGCGCACCAATCCGCATGGGGGCCTAGAGTTCGGGCCCGCGGCGAAGGCGATCCTCAAGGGCGAGGCGGCGGTGTCGATCGTCGTGCCGCCCAAGCGCGAGCGCCGGCGCAAGGGTGCGGCTGGCGCCGTGCCGAACCCGGTCGACGATCCGCTGTTCGAGGCGCTGCGCATGCGGCGGCGCGACCTGGCGAAGGAAGCGGGCGTTCCACCGTATGTGATCTTCCACGATTCGGTGTTGCGTGACATTGCGCGGCAGCGACCCGGATCGCGGGCCGAGCTGAGCCTGCTTTCAGGCATTGGCGCGCGCAAGCTCGACGCCTATGGGGATGCCTTCCTCCAGGTGATCCGCGAGTCCGCATGA